The following coding sequences lie in one Leucobacter allii genomic window:
- a CDS encoding acyl-CoA thioester hydrolase/BAAT C-terminal domain-containing protein — protein sequence MTAALRLRASPELGTVEDPVEIEATGAVPGGAVRVDARLRLSGGRRLSAWGVFGADERGRVDLGKATPIDGSYAVADASGLIWSLRPDADWPAQEGSELRAANPFLIDELDDYAVELTARAEVPGGRTETASARLRRRVLAPGVRRIALPDAPFSGVLFLPPAEHAAPYRTLVQFGGSGGGIQGRRAAQYAAHGFAVLALGYFLVPGDDRVPAELTEIPLEYFAGAMAWLRERPELDAARVGLVGTSRGGELALLLGATYPEEIAAVVAWVPSGVVWGEHAQPGGDPRGERASWTRGGAPVPFVPPRSRVADFGVRDGRSVHASAFLANVARAAAAGELERATIPVERIGGPVLLIAGEDDALWPSAWFAERIETRLLAHGFPHRVRRLSFPRAGHSVSFELEPTTFVAKGEPVRDPDPASWPQGFTVEVTESFHLGGAPDGIAAANRRIGPELWAFLDEALPGRQAPRTSPIDPTQEQHP from the coding sequence GTGACGGCGGCGCTCCGGCTGCGCGCGAGCCCGGAGCTCGGCACCGTCGAGGATCCGGTCGAGATCGAGGCGACGGGGGCGGTGCCGGGCGGCGCCGTCCGCGTCGACGCCCGCCTCCGCCTGTCCGGCGGGCGACGGCTCAGCGCCTGGGGCGTCTTCGGCGCCGACGAGCGGGGCCGGGTCGACCTCGGAAAGGCCACCCCGATCGACGGCAGCTACGCCGTCGCCGACGCCTCCGGGCTCATCTGGTCGCTCCGACCCGACGCCGACTGGCCCGCGCAGGAGGGCAGCGAGCTGCGCGCCGCGAACCCCTTCCTCATCGACGAGCTCGACGACTACGCCGTCGAGCTCACCGCCCGCGCCGAGGTGCCGGGAGGCCGGACCGAGACCGCGTCCGCGCGCCTCCGGCGCCGCGTGCTCGCCCCCGGGGTGCGCCGGATCGCGCTGCCCGACGCCCCGTTCTCGGGGGTGCTGTTCCTGCCGCCCGCCGAGCACGCCGCCCCGTACCGCACGCTCGTGCAGTTCGGCGGCTCCGGGGGAGGGATCCAGGGGCGGCGCGCCGCCCAGTACGCCGCGCATGGGTTCGCGGTGCTGGCGCTCGGCTACTTCCTCGTGCCGGGGGACGACCGCGTGCCGGCCGAGCTCACCGAGATCCCCCTCGAGTACTTCGCGGGGGCGATGGCCTGGCTGCGGGAGCGGCCCGAGCTCGACGCCGCGCGCGTCGGCCTCGTCGGCACCTCGCGCGGCGGGGAGCTCGCGCTGCTGCTCGGCGCCACCTACCCCGAGGAGATCGCGGCGGTCGTCGCCTGGGTGCCGAGCGGCGTCGTCTGGGGGGAGCACGCCCAGCCGGGCGGCGACCCGCGCGGCGAGCGCGCGAGCTGGACCCGCGGCGGCGCGCCCGTGCCGTTCGTCCCGCCGCGCTCCCGGGTCGCGGACTTCGGCGTGCGCGACGGGCGCAGCGTGCACGCCTCCGCGTTCCTCGCGAACGTCGCCCGCGCGGCCGCCGCCGGAGAGCTCGAGCGCGCGACGATCCCGGTCGAGCGGATCGGCGGCCCGGTGCTGCTCATCGCCGGCGAGGACGACGCGCTGTGGCCCTCCGCCTGGTTCGCCGAGCGCATCGAGACGCGCCTCCTGGCCCACGGCTTCCCGCACCGCGTGCGCCGGCTGAGCTTCCCGCGCGCCGGCCACAGCGTGAGCTTCGAGCTCGAGCCGACCACCTTCGTCGCGAAGGGCGAGCCGGTGCGGGACCCCGATCCCGCGAGCTGGCCGCAGGGGTTTACTGTGGAGGTGACGGAGAGCTTCCACCTCGGCGGAGCCCCCGACGGCATCGCCGCGGCGAACCGGCGGATCGGCCCCGAGCTCTGGGCCTTCCTCGACGAGGCGCTGCCCGGGCGGCAGGCCCCACGGACATCACCCATCGACCCGACACAGGAGCAACACCCATGA
- a CDS encoding ABC transporter ATP-binding protein, whose product MAQRLRRGVTAASDRPEPRESENVVEVRGLTKSFGEQRVLTELDLTVRSGEFVALLGRSGGGKSTLLRLLEGLDDEYEGEILVPAARSVVFQDPRLLPWRAVWKNVVLGLRAPAAELRRIAERALGEVGLAAKADAWPGTLSGGEAQRVGLARALVREPRLLLLDEPFGALDALTRLKMHGELRQLITAHRPGVILVTHDVQEALDLADRVLVLDRGAIVYDREIAADREAADAEHRFAETRRVVLAALGVDVGESGAQPHTRPEPGADGPDAAR is encoded by the coding sequence ATGGCGCAACGCCTTCGCCGGGGCGTGACGGCCGCCTCCGACCGCCCCGAGCCCCGCGAGAGCGAGAACGTCGTCGAGGTGCGGGGCCTCACCAAGTCCTTCGGGGAGCAGCGCGTGCTCACCGAGCTCGACCTCACCGTGCGCTCGGGCGAGTTCGTGGCCCTGCTCGGCCGCAGTGGCGGCGGCAAGTCCACGCTGCTCCGCCTGCTCGAGGGCCTCGACGACGAGTACGAGGGCGAGATCCTCGTGCCGGCGGCGCGGAGCGTGGTCTTCCAGGATCCGCGGCTGCTGCCCTGGCGTGCCGTGTGGAAGAACGTGGTGCTCGGGCTGCGCGCCCCGGCCGCGGAGCTGCGCCGCATCGCCGAGCGCGCGCTCGGCGAGGTCGGCCTCGCCGCGAAGGCCGATGCGTGGCCCGGCACCCTCTCGGGCGGCGAGGCGCAGCGCGTCGGGCTCGCCCGCGCGCTCGTCCGCGAGCCGCGCCTGCTGCTGCTCGACGAGCCGTTCGGCGCCCTCGACGCGCTCACCCGGCTGAAGATGCACGGGGAGCTCCGCCAGCTCATCACCGCGCACCGCCCCGGGGTGATCCTCGTCACGCACGATGTGCAGGAGGCGCTCGACCTCGCCGATCGGGTGCTCGTGCTCGATCGGGGCGCGATCGTCTACGACCGCGAGATCGCCGCCGACCGCGAGGCCGCCGACGCCGAGCACCGCTTCGCGGAGACCCGGCGCGTCGTGCTCGCCGCGCTCGGCGTCGACGTGGGCGAGTCCGGCGCGCAGCCGCACACCCGGCCTGAGCCGGGGGCGGACGGCCCGGACGCCGCCCGGTGA
- a CDS encoding ABC transporter permease produces MTIAPPELALSTRPRRSPIPRWVRKWSIPILVIALWELISRIGLVDEVLLPPPSKIVGTIGELLQDGSLQQGILVSFLRAVTGLAIGTVFGVALAVVAGLWRTGEDTFDPIVQLLRPLPATALMPLVVLAMGMDEAPKIFLVSYASFFPVYLNVFQGIRDVDNRLVESAAVFGLRRSELIRQVILPSAMSSFFVGFRFSVSISWVVLVVAEQLNAQSGVGYLMMDAQRYFRADIIFVGLIVYALFGLGSDMLVRLVERRVLRWRNAFAGA; encoded by the coding sequence GTGACGATCGCGCCCCCCGAGCTCGCCCTGAGCACCCGGCCGCGCAGGAGCCCGATTCCGCGCTGGGTGCGCAAGTGGAGCATCCCCATCCTCGTGATCGCCCTCTGGGAGCTCATCAGCCGGATCGGCCTCGTGGACGAGGTGCTGCTGCCCCCGCCCTCGAAGATCGTGGGCACCATCGGGGAGCTGCTCCAGGACGGCAGCCTGCAGCAGGGCATCCTCGTCTCCTTCCTCCGCGCCGTCACCGGACTCGCGATCGGCACCGTCTTCGGCGTCGCCCTCGCCGTCGTGGCGGGCCTCTGGCGGACGGGTGAGGACACCTTCGATCCGATCGTCCAGCTGCTGCGCCCGCTCCCGGCGACCGCGCTCATGCCGCTCGTCGTGCTCGCGATGGGCATGGACGAGGCGCCCAAGATCTTCCTGGTGAGCTACGCCTCCTTCTTCCCCGTCTACCTCAACGTCTTCCAGGGCATCAGGGACGTCGACAACCGGCTCGTGGAGTCCGCGGCCGTGTTCGGGCTGAGGCGGAGCGAGCTCATCAGGCAGGTGATCCTGCCGAGCGCCATGTCGTCGTTCTTCGTCGGCTTCCGCTTCTCCGTGAGCATCTCCTGGGTCGTGCTCGTCGTCGCCGAGCAGCTCAACGCGCAGTCGGGCGTCGGGTACCTGATGATGGATGCTCAGCGCTACTTCCGCGCCGACATCATCTTCGTCGGCCTGATCGTCTACGCGCTCTTCGGGCTGGGGTCCGACATGCTCGTGCGTCTTGTGGAGAGGAGGGTGCTGAGATGGCGCAACGCCTTCGCCGGGGCGTGA
- a CDS encoding ABC transporter substrate-binding protein, translating into MKSRRILLAAAAVAIGALGLSACSAPAADDGEATIADKLVVGDVGGWLESHLEAAELLDDVPYEIEFKDVGGANAYTTLASGQIDAGVWGFDANGAKTIVNGSGARIVGLIGRDGDDEASREQGNINLFVSEQSGIEDLDDLRGKTIGVNWGQGTTADVVLQAALAEAGLAPADLDVKYFTDATGNTAFLSRQLDGFVTSVNGALVEDMENEGTEVLYYANEASAVSYVIASTEKIMDDPAKSLAVADFVERVTAYYDWRHLDENHEAFAEAVGVQQSIDAELGGKVADAIATTVSVQPYTDEAIADYQEDLDNLVTWGLLDEAIDVQDLIDTRYAENIDAARD; encoded by the coding sequence ATGAAGTCACGTCGTATCCTCCTCGCCGCCGCCGCGGTCGCCATCGGCGCCCTCGGCCTCTCCGCCTGCTCGGCCCCCGCCGCGGACGACGGCGAGGCGACCATCGCGGACAAGCTCGTCGTCGGCGACGTGGGCGGCTGGCTCGAGAGCCACCTCGAGGCGGCCGAGCTGCTCGACGACGTGCCCTACGAGATCGAGTTCAAGGACGTCGGGGGCGCCAACGCCTACACGACCCTCGCCTCGGGGCAGATCGACGCCGGCGTATGGGGCTTCGACGCCAACGGCGCCAAGACGATCGTCAACGGCTCCGGCGCGCGCATCGTCGGCCTCATCGGACGCGACGGCGACGACGAGGCCTCCCGCGAGCAGGGCAACATCAACCTCTTCGTCTCGGAGCAGTCCGGCATCGAGGACCTCGACGACCTCCGCGGCAAGACCATCGGCGTGAACTGGGGGCAGGGGACGACCGCCGACGTCGTGCTCCAGGCCGCCCTCGCCGAGGCCGGCCTCGCGCCCGCCGACCTGGACGTGAAGTACTTCACCGACGCCACGGGCAACACGGCGTTCCTCAGCCGCCAGCTCGACGGCTTCGTGACGAGCGTGAACGGCGCGCTCGTCGAGGACATGGAGAACGAGGGCACCGAGGTCCTCTACTACGCCAACGAGGCGAGCGCGGTCAGCTACGTCATCGCGAGCACCGAGAAGATCATGGACGACCCCGCGAAGTCCCTCGCGGTCGCCGACTTCGTCGAGCGCGTCACCGCGTACTACGACTGGCGCCACCTCGACGAGAACCACGAGGCGTTCGCCGAGGCCGTCGGGGTGCAGCAGAGCATCGACGCGGAGCTCGGCGGCAAGGTCGCCGACGCGATCGCGACCACGGTCTCCGTGCAGCCCTACACCGACGAGGCGATCGCCGACTACCAGGAGGACCTCGACAACCTCGTCACCTGGGGCCTGCTCGACGAGGCGATCGACGTGCAGGATCTCATCGACACCCGCTACGCGGAGAACATCGATGCGGCGCGCGACTGA
- a CDS encoding VOC family protein — translation MTAAHRFPDFLDHVVIAGPSLPEVVARFAELTGVQAQPGGQHDIGTANALLRLTVPGEPDTRYLELIGLGPDRSAPAERDVFGVNTRDGIGVAAFCIRPEDLDAHAERLRAAGIEPHGIGDQSRRTPDGELLAWRLISPPSGVATSLEPFSIDWLASRHPASATAPAVELLGLSGRHPEPERLRARLAAAGVGLDVARGDEPALVLRLGTPRGEVEFSAL, via the coding sequence ATGACCGCAGCGCATCGCTTCCCAGACTTCCTCGACCACGTGGTGATCGCCGGCCCGTCGCTCCCCGAGGTCGTCGCGCGCTTCGCCGAGCTCACCGGTGTGCAGGCGCAGCCGGGCGGGCAGCACGACATCGGCACCGCGAACGCGCTGCTGCGCCTCACGGTGCCGGGCGAGCCCGACACGCGCTACCTCGAGCTCATCGGCCTCGGGCCGGATCGGTCGGCGCCGGCCGAGCGCGACGTATTCGGGGTGAACACCCGGGACGGCATCGGCGTCGCGGCGTTCTGCATCCGCCCGGAGGACCTCGACGCCCACGCGGAGCGGCTGCGGGCCGCGGGGATCGAGCCGCACGGGATCGGGGATCAATCGCGCCGCACGCCTGACGGCGAACTGCTCGCGTGGCGGCTCATCTCGCCGCCGTCCGGGGTCGCGACGAGTCTCGAGCCGTTCAGCATCGACTGGCTGGCGAGCCGGCACCCCGCGAGCGCGACCGCTCCCGCCGTCGAGCTGCTCGGACTGAGCGGGCGGCACCCCGAGCCCGAACGGCTGCGCGCACGGCTGGCCGCCGCCGGGGTCGGGCTCGACGTCGCCCGGGGCGACGAGCCCGCCCTCGTGCTGCGGCTCGGCACGCCCCGCGGCGAGGTGGAGTTCAGCGCGCTCTGA
- a CDS encoding dihydrofolate reductase family protein produces the protein MGTLSFTATISLDGFATDADGDFRWSSPSAEVFDFHVERMAAVSTEVLGRRAYELMRYWEAEPPGEEWGPAEREFARRWCALELVVASTTLTPAELSSERARLVPRLDLAELERLVAEAPGEVEIFGPTTAAEAIRAGLVRDFRLFVVPQTLGGGLPALPPGAVLDLALVEQRVFANGTVLLHYAAR, from the coding sequence ATGGGCACGCTGAGCTTCACCGCGACGATCTCCCTCGACGGCTTCGCCACGGATGCGGACGGCGACTTCCGCTGGTCCTCGCCGAGCGCCGAGGTCTTCGACTTCCATGTCGAGCGCATGGCGGCCGTCTCCACCGAGGTGCTCGGGCGGCGCGCGTACGAGCTCATGCGCTACTGGGAGGCCGAGCCGCCCGGGGAGGAGTGGGGCCCGGCCGAGCGTGAGTTCGCCCGCCGGTGGTGCGCCCTCGAGCTCGTCGTGGCGTCCACGACGCTGACGCCCGCGGAGCTCTCCTCGGAACGCGCCAGGCTCGTCCCGCGGCTCGATCTCGCAGAGCTCGAACGGCTCGTCGCGGAGGCGCCAGGCGAAGTCGAGATCTTCGGCCCGACCACGGCCGCCGAGGCGATCCGGGCGGGGCTCGTGCGCGACTTCCGGCTCTTCGTCGTCCCGCAGACGCTCGGCGGCGGCCTCCCGGCGCTCCCGCCGGGAGCGGTGCTCGATCTCGCGCTCGTGGAGCAGCGGGTCTTCGCCAACGGCACCGTCCTCCTGCACTACGCCGCACGCTGA
- a CDS encoding FBP domain-containing protein: MHPLTESDIRSSFINASRKEVADLTLPEGFDALREADWRALDYLGWRDPKFARRAYVLLPRPDGAPVGVALRQAEAAPRSRAMCNWCRDVRLPNDVVFWSARRAGPAGRRGGTVGTLVCRDFECSRNVRNDPPPAYEGYDVAAARARRIEELRLKAAGFADMLLTGR; encoded by the coding sequence ATGCACCCCCTGACCGAATCCGACATCCGCTCCTCGTTCATCAACGCCTCCCGCAAGGAGGTGGCCGATCTCACGCTGCCCGAGGGTTTCGACGCGCTCCGCGAGGCCGACTGGCGCGCCCTCGACTACCTCGGCTGGCGCGATCCGAAGTTCGCGCGGCGCGCCTACGTGCTGCTGCCGCGGCCGGACGGCGCGCCCGTCGGCGTCGCCCTCCGGCAGGCGGAGGCCGCGCCGCGCTCGCGCGCCATGTGCAACTGGTGCCGCGATGTGCGGCTGCCGAACGACGTGGTGTTCTGGAGCGCGCGCCGCGCCGGCCCCGCCGGGCGGCGCGGCGGCACCGTCGGCACGCTCGTCTGCCGCGACTTCGAGTGCTCGCGCAACGTGCGCAACGACCCGCCGCCCGCCTACGAGGGCTACGACGTGGCCGCGGCCCGCGCCCGTCGCATCGAGGAGCTGCGGCTGAAGGCCGCGGGCTTCGCCGACATGCTCCTCACCGGGCGGTAG
- a CDS encoding prenyltransferase encodes MSYALLSAGFLVAALAAAVLLARAAGPRRPRWAAVAVAGVALLLLTAVFDSLMIGLDLFDYAPGLISGMRIGLAPVEDFAYPAAVAVALPALWAALTRRGGVPLGALLTQALVASRPVSWVNTAFPFAAAMLLTTREIDWLLVVGTLYYLVPYNLAMYGINDVFDYESDAKNPRKGGIEGALLAPEYHRPLLRLVLATNLPFLVLLLAAGGPAAWAAIAVSTFAVIAYSAPRLRGKERPVWDSIISSTHFVSPAVVGLALAGAPVDAGVIVLLAAFFLWGMAAHAFGAVQDIIPDREAGIGSIATSFGARRTVRLALALWLLAGLLVLAAPWPAPLAAVVAVPYLLNCAPWRSVPDADSARTNRAWRRFILLNYGSGFIVTLILILAWNSSA; translated from the coding sequence ATGAGCTACGCGCTGCTCTCGGCCGGATTCCTCGTCGCCGCGCTCGCCGCCGCCGTGCTCCTCGCGCGGGCGGCGGGTCCGCGGCGGCCGCGCTGGGCCGCCGTCGCGGTCGCCGGGGTCGCGCTCCTCCTCCTCACCGCCGTCTTCGACAGCCTCATGATCGGGCTCGATCTGTTCGACTACGCCCCCGGGCTGATCTCAGGGATGCGGATCGGCCTCGCCCCCGTCGAGGACTTCGCCTATCCCGCCGCCGTGGCGGTCGCCCTTCCCGCGCTCTGGGCGGCGCTCACCCGACGCGGCGGCGTGCCCCTCGGCGCGCTGCTGACGCAGGCCCTCGTCGCTTCGCGTCCGGTGAGCTGGGTGAACACGGCCTTCCCCTTCGCCGCCGCGATGCTGCTCACCACGCGCGAGATCGACTGGCTGCTCGTCGTGGGCACCCTCTACTACCTCGTCCCGTACAACCTCGCGATGTACGGGATCAACGACGTCTTCGACTACGAGTCCGACGCGAAGAACCCGCGCAAGGGCGGCATCGAGGGGGCGCTCCTCGCGCCCGAGTACCACCGGCCGCTCCTCCGGCTCGTGCTCGCGACGAACTTGCCCTTCCTCGTCCTGCTGCTGGCGGCCGGCGGCCCCGCCGCGTGGGCCGCCATCGCCGTGAGCACCTTCGCGGTCATCGCCTACTCGGCGCCCCGTCTGCGCGGCAAGGAGCGTCCGGTCTGGGACTCGATCATCTCGAGCACGCACTTCGTCAGCCCGGCCGTCGTCGGCCTCGCGCTCGCCGGCGCCCCCGTCGACGCGGGGGTGATCGTGCTGCTCGCGGCGTTCTTCCTGTGGGGGATGGCCGCGCACGCCTTCGGCGCCGTGCAGGACATCATCCCCGATCGCGAGGCGGGGATCGGCTCCATCGCGACGAGCTTCGGCGCGCGGCGCACGGTGCGCCTCGCGCTCGCGCTCTGGCTCCTCGCCGGGCTGCTCGTGCTCGCGGCGCCGTGGCCCGCCCCGCTCGCGGCCGTCGTGGCCGTGCCCTACCTGCTCAACTGCGCGCCGTGGCGCTCGGTCCCCGATGCCGATTCCGCCCGCACCAATCGGGCCTGGCGCCGCTTCATCCTGCTGAACTACGGCTCGGGCTTCATCGTCACGCTGATCCTCATCCTCGCGTGGAACTCCTCCGCATGA
- a CDS encoding lycopene cyclase domain-containing protein, whose amino-acid sequence MMPLGYLGCLLLGIACMLLLDRRFRLFFWRDPAAAGLVTAAGTAFLLLWDAAGIASGIFLRGASGFATGIVLAEELPLEEPVFLVFLVLCSMVLYTGAERILDRRRRGRARRRGRA is encoded by the coding sequence ATGATGCCGCTCGGCTACCTCGGCTGCCTGCTGCTCGGGATCGCCTGCATGTTGCTCCTCGACCGGCGCTTCCGGCTCTTCTTCTGGCGCGACCCCGCGGCTGCGGGACTCGTGACGGCGGCGGGCACGGCCTTCCTCCTGCTCTGGGACGCGGCCGGCATCGCGAGCGGCATCTTCCTCCGCGGCGCGTCCGGCTTCGCCACCGGCATCGTCCTCGCCGAGGAGCTGCCGCTCGAGGAGCCCGTGTTCCTCGTGTTCCTGGTGCTCTGCTCGATGGTGCTGTACACGGGGGCCGAGCGAATCCTCGACCGGCGCAGGCGCGGCCGCGCTCGGCGGCGGGGCCGCGCATGA
- the crtI gene encoding phytoene desaturase family protein, producing MTRTIVIGGGVAGLATAALLAREGHSVRLLERNSRVGGRAGVLERDGFRFDTGPSWYLMPRVFEHFFSLLGTSAEEQLSLRTLDPGYRVFAEPNRDAPARELEIPLGADRVVEVFERVEPGAGGRLRRYLASAARSADMAERFFLYNPFTSARSLAAPEVLRALPQLAALLGTSLERFVARRFADPVLRQVLGYPAVFLGTDPSRAPAMYHLMSALDLEEGVQYPMGGFWGLVERLEALAVAEGVEIATDVEVTGILTRTEGGRPAVSGVRSRDARGEHIEHANIVVSAADLHHTETALLEPAMRSYPERWWRRRESGPGAVIAMLGVEGELPRLAHHSLCFTRDWHANFDAIFGDAPRLPDPASLYVCKPSATDPGVAPPGHENLFVLIPVPADTGIGAGGADGGGDPAVEGAVDAAIEQIARWAGIPDLRARIVVRETLGPADFAADYHSWRGGMLGPSHILRQSALFRAQNASKRVDRLYYAGATTAPGVGVPMCLISAELVLKRIRGDRSAGPSAARAAAARSAAGSERR from the coding sequence ATGACCCGCACGATCGTCATCGGCGGAGGCGTCGCGGGGCTCGCGACCGCCGCCCTCCTCGCGCGCGAGGGGCACAGCGTCCGGCTCCTCGAGCGGAACTCCCGGGTCGGCGGCCGCGCCGGCGTGCTCGAGCGCGACGGGTTCCGCTTCGACACCGGTCCGTCCTGGTACCTCATGCCGCGCGTCTTCGAGCACTTCTTCTCGCTCCTCGGCACGAGCGCCGAGGAGCAGCTCTCGCTGCGCACCCTCGACCCCGGCTACCGGGTCTTCGCCGAGCCGAACCGCGACGCGCCCGCGCGCGAGCTCGAGATCCCCCTCGGCGCCGACCGCGTCGTCGAGGTCTTCGAGCGCGTGGAGCCGGGGGCGGGCGGGCGGCTGCGGCGGTATCTCGCCTCGGCCGCGCGCAGCGCCGACATGGCCGAGCGCTTCTTCCTCTACAACCCCTTCACGAGCGCCCGCTCGCTCGCAGCGCCCGAGGTGCTCCGGGCGCTGCCGCAGCTCGCCGCCCTGCTCGGGACGAGTCTCGAGCGCTTCGTCGCCCGGCGCTTCGCCGACCCCGTGCTGCGCCAGGTGCTCGGCTACCCCGCGGTCTTCCTCGGCACCGACCCGAGCCGCGCACCGGCGATGTACCACCTCATGAGCGCGCTCGATCTCGAGGAGGGCGTGCAGTACCCCATGGGCGGCTTCTGGGGCCTCGTCGAGCGCCTCGAGGCGCTCGCCGTGGCCGAGGGCGTCGAGATCGCGACCGACGTCGAGGTCACCGGCATCCTCACCCGCACCGAGGGCGGCCGGCCCGCGGTGAGCGGGGTCCGCTCGCGCGATGCGCGCGGCGAGCACATCGAGCACGCCAACATCGTCGTGTCCGCCGCGGATCTGCACCATACCGAGACCGCCCTGCTCGAGCCCGCGATGCGCAGCTACCCCGAGCGCTGGTGGCGCCGCCGCGAGAGCGGACCCGGTGCGGTCATCGCCATGCTCGGCGTCGAGGGGGAGCTGCCGCGACTCGCGCACCACTCCCTCTGCTTCACCCGGGACTGGCACGCGAACTTCGACGCGATCTTCGGCGATGCGCCGCGCCTGCCCGATCCCGCCTCCCTCTACGTCTGCAAGCCGAGCGCGACCGATCCGGGCGTCGCGCCGCCCGGGCACGAGAACCTCTTCGTGCTCATCCCCGTGCCCGCCGACACCGGGATCGGCGCCGGGGGAGCGGATGGCGGCGGCGACCCGGCCGTCGAGGGCGCCGTCGACGCGGCGATCGAGCAGATCGCGCGCTGGGCCGGGATCCCGGATCTCCGCGCGCGGATCGTCGTGCGCGAGACGCTCGGCCCCGCCGACTTCGCCGCGGACTACCACTCCTGGAGGGGCGGCATGCTCGGGCCCTCGCACATCCTCAGGCAGAGCGCCCTCTTCCGGGCCCAGAACGCCTCGAAGCGGGTCGATCGGCTCTACTACGCCGGGGCGACGACCGCCCCCGGCGTCGGGGTGCCGATGTGCCTCATCAGCGCGGAGCTCGTGCTCAAGCGGATCCGCGGCGATCGCTCCGCCGGGCCCTCGGCGGCCCGCGCCGCCGCGGCCCGGTCCGCGGCCGGGTCGGAGCGCCGATGA
- a CDS encoding phytoene/squalene synthase family protein, translated as MRRGDPAPRAPPPHARAQHLRPRARGRRARRRRDGRSRHPPEAQREALARLEAETDGAIASGYSSNPIVHAFAHTARAAGITRELTGPFFASMRSDLAGERADGDPLTGLDDAAHAAYVHGSAEVVGLMCLRVFLREEHRTDAQRRTLEFGARRLGAAFQNVNFLRDLADDTERLGRSYLSADGTVDAALQRRWIAIIREQLDDAAAALPLLPRDARIAVDCALRMFARLAERLARTPAAQLTERRVRLSAPAKAGIVAQSALALRKERIA; from the coding sequence ATTCGGCGCGGCGACCCGGCTCCTCGGGCCCCGCCACCGCACGCACGTGCGCAGCATCTACGCCCTCGTGCGCGTGGCCGACGAGCTCGTCGACGGCGCGACGGCCGAAGCCGGCATCCCCCGGAGGCGCAGCGCGAGGCCCTCGCGCGGCTCGAGGCCGAGACGGACGGCGCGATCGCCTCCGGCTACAGCAGCAACCCCATCGTGCACGCCTTCGCGCACACGGCGCGGGCGGCGGGCATCACGCGCGAGCTCACCGGGCCGTTCTTCGCCTCGATGCGCTCCGACCTCGCGGGGGAGCGCGCAGACGGGGACCCGCTCACCGGCCTCGACGACGCGGCGCACGCCGCGTACGTGCACGGCTCCGCCGAGGTCGTCGGCCTCATGTGCCTCCGGGTCTTCCTCCGGGAGGAGCACCGGACCGACGCGCAGCGGCGCACGCTCGAGTTCGGTGCGCGCCGCCTCGGCGCGGCGTTCCAGAACGTGAACTTCCTCCGCGATCTCGCCGACGACACGGAGCGCCTCGGGCGCAGCTACCTCAGCGCGGACGGCACGGTCGACGCGGCGCTGCAGCGGCGCTGGATCGCGATCATCCGGGAGCAGCTGGACGATGCGGCCGCGGCGCTGCCGCTGCTGCCCCGGGACGCGCGGATCGCGGTCGACTGCGCGCTCCGGATGTTCGCGCGCCTCGCCGAGCGCCTGGCGCGCACGCCGGCCGCGCAGCTCACCGAGCGACGCGTCCGTCTCTCGGCCCCGGCGAAGGCCGGGATCGTCGCGCAGTCGGCCCTGGCGCTGCGGAAGGAGCGCATCGCATGA